AAAAGCGCCAGCGGGAGAGTCAATCTCTCTACCAGCTCACAGAGAAAGCCGCCGACTACTACCGTGAACAGCTCCGCAATAACCCCGCCGCAGGCAATGCGGTGGCCTACCTGCGCAATCGTGGCCTCTCCGGTGAGATTGCCCGCGACTTTGGTATCGGCCTTGCGCCCCCGGGCTGGGACAACCTGCTCAATGCATTAGCCGATACCCCCGAGAAAGCGGATCAACTGGAATTGGCAGGCCTGGCCATTCGCCGCCAGGACAGTGATGGCAACACCAAGCCCAACGCGCGCCATCACTACGACCGCTTCCGCAACCGTATTATTTTCCCGATCCGCGACCAGCGCGGGCGCGCCATCGCCTTTGGCGGGCGGGTACTGGGCGACGATAAACCCAAGTACCTGAACTCCCCGGAAACCCCGATTTTCCACAAGAGCCGCGAACTCTACGGCCTGTGGGAAGCGCGCCAGGCCAACCGCAATTTAGAGCGCCTGATTGTGGTTGAAGGCTATATGGATGTGGTGGCCCTGGCCCAGTTCGATATCCGCTGCGCCGTCGCCACCCTGGGCACCGCTTGTGGCGAAGACCACATTCAACTCGCCTTCCGCCACACCACGGAACTGCTGTTTTGCTTCGACGGCGACCGCGCCGGCCGCGCTGCCGCCCGCCGCGCTCTGGAGTCGGCCCTGCCGCAGATGCAGGACGGGCGCAGCCTGCGCTTCCTGCTGCTGCCGGAAGGCGAGGACCCGGACACCCTGGTACGCCAACTAGGCGGTGAACGTTTCCAGCAGTTAATTAAGGAGCAGTCCCTACCGCTGGAAGATTTTCTCTTCGACTTACTCAGCGAAGATATCAACTTACAGACCATGGATGGCCGCGCGCGTCTATCCAAACTCGCCGCCCCACTGTTGGACCTGCTGCCCGATGGCGTCTACCGCCAGCTGATGTTCCAACAACTGGCCTCGCGCACCGGGCTCGATAAGGAAACCCTGCAAGAGGTTATCCGTACAGAAAAAGCTCGCACGCCGCAGCAGCCCCACCCGCAACCTACAGCTGCACCAGGAGAGCCAAACCTAGCACCCTCCCCTCACGAGGAGCTGGAGCACCGCACACCGCCGGAACCCTGGCAGCGCGAAAGCAACTTCAGCGAAAGTGCAGCACCGAGTTACGACAGTCCGCGCCGCCAGAGCCAATATCTCCTGCCGCCAGAGCGCATGCTGATCGCCCTGCTATTGCACCACCCGGAGCTGGCAGCACAAATCGAAAATCCACAGCAATTCCCCATCGAGGGCAATGCAGACCTGGCATTGTTCATCCAGCTGGTAGAACTGTACAAAAGCCGCCCCCAATTAAATTTCTATCAATTGATCGGCCACTGGCGTGCACACCACAGCGCAGAATCTTGCGATACCCTGGCCAAGCTCGCTATTTCTCCACTGGTATCGGTCGCGCGGCAACTCGCCCAGGATGACAGCAACCTGGAATACGATCCGCACACCGAATTTAACGACTGTCTGCTGCGCCTGAAACAAGCTGCAGACAAACAGCGCAACCGCGATTTACTCGATCAACTCAGGAACAGCGCCCAGTTGAGCCCCGAAGAACAACTGGCTCTATTAGCCAATTGGCGAAAAAAGCAGAATTAATAAGCGCCAACCCCTTGAAAACTGCGGGCTCAGCACTATATTCACTCACCCCGCCGGGCGGGATCGGGAACCCCAGCACCCTAAACATCGCACCTATGCCGTTACTTGACAGCTAGAGTGGTTATTGCTAGTGCAAATACGCTATAATCCCGCGTCTTTGTCCCGTATTTTCATTCCCAGAATTCAGGGTTGTGCATGACCGACAAAACCCAGCAACAGTCCCGCATTAAGGAACTGATCGCCCGCGGTAAAGAGCAGGGCTATCTGACCTATGCCGAGGTAAATGACCACCTACCGGAAGATATTTCCGATCCGGATCAGGTGGAAGACATTATTGGCATGATCAACGACATGGGCATCAAGGTGTTTGAAACCGCACCAGATGCCGAAGAGTTGTTGATGGCTGAAGGCGACAGCTCCGCTGATGAAATCGCCGCAGCCGAAGCTGCCGCTGCCCTGGCAGCCGTAGAGTCCGACGTAGGCCGAACCACCGATCCAGTACGCATGTATATGCGCGAAATGGGCACCGTAGAGCTGCTCACGCGCGAAGGCGAGATCGCCATTGCCAAGCGTATCGAAGAGGGCCTGCGCGAACTGATGGCCGCCCTGGCCTACTGGCCGGGTGCAGTGCAGCAGATCATCGATGAGTACGCTCTGATCGAGAAAGAAGAGCGCCGCATCCCCGATATTATCTCCGGTTGGCTCGACCCCGCCGACGAGGTTCCGCCCGGAGCCCAGGCCGGCCAAGCCACCGCCGCTGCCAGCGCGCCGGAGTCATCAGATTCCGATGATGATGACGACGACAGCGATGACGACAGCAGCGACGAGGAAGAGGAAGCTACCGGCGGTATCGACCCCGAAGAGCTCGCCGAGCGCATGAACGCGCTGATCGCCGCACAGAAAGCTGCCGACGAAGCCATCGCCGCCCACGGCCGCGACTCCAAAGAAGCTGGCCAGGCGCTCGAAGCCGTTGGCGATGTATTCCGCTTCTTTAAACTGGCTCCCCGCCAGTTCGAACCACTCTATGGTGAAGTTCGTTACGTACTCGACAGCGTACGCGAGCAAGAACGCGTGGTTATGGCCATGTGTATCAAACGCGCCCGCATGCCGCGCAAGACCTTTATCAAGGAATTCCCCGGCAACGAAACCAATGATGATTGGATCCCCGCAATCATCAAGAAAAAGCGCGATTACTCCGATGCCCTGCGCCACGTCGTAGACGAAGTTGTTCGCGCCCAGCGCAAACTGGCTCAGTTCCAGGAGCGCGCCAAGTTGGAAGTGGGCCAGATCAAAGAGATCAACCGCCGTATGTCCATTGGCGAGGCCCGTTCACGCCGCGCCAAGAAAGAGATGGTCGAAGCCAACCTGCGCCTGGTTATCTCTATCGCCAAGAAGTACACCAACCGCGGCCTGCAATTCCTGGACCTGATCCAGGAGGGCAACATCGGCTTGATGAAGGCTGTGGATAAGTTCGAATACCGCCGCGGTTACAAATTCTCCACTTATGCCACCTGGTGGATTCGCCAGGCCATTACCCGCTCTATTGCGGACCAGGCCCGCACCATCCGTATCCCGGTGCATATGATTGAGACCATCAACAAGCTCAACCGTATCAGCCGCCAGATGCTGCAGGAAATGGGTCGCGAACCCACCCCGGAAGAACTGGGCGAGCGCATGGAAATGCCGGAAGACAAGGTGCGCAAAGTCCTCAAGATCGCCAAAGAGCCGATCTCCATGGAGACGCCCATCGGCGACGACGAAGACTCCCACCTGGGTGACTTTATCGAGGACCAAAACCAATCCTCGCCGGTGGATACCGCCACACAAACTGGCCTGCACGACGCTACCCGCTCTGTGCTCTCCGGCCTCACCGCCCGTGAAGCCAAGGTACTGCGTATGCGTTTCGGTATTGATATGAATACCGACCACACTCTGGAAGAGGTGGGCAAACAGTTTGACGTAACCCGCGAGCGTATCCGTCAGATCGAAGCGAAAGCATTGCGCAAACTGCGACACCCCTCCAGGTCGGAGCATTTACGCAGCTTCCTCGACGAGTAAGCGCTAGACTAAAGCCCGGTTCAACCGGGCTTTTTTTTGTGACATAAAGATGACCTCCCCGCGCAGGCTTAGTGAAAGCAGGAGATAAGCATGCAAAAAGAAATGGCGAATAAGCAGGAAAAATCTGAAGAGCTTGCCAACAAGCCCGGCAAGAAAGGGTTTGCGCGCCTCCTGGCTGCCACTAGCTACTCCAGTCAGGGGCTCGTCGCTGCATGGCGCAATGAGGAAGCTTTTCGCCAGGAAGTGATTGCCGCCTGCCTAATGGTGCCTCTCGCACTCTGGGCCGGGGAGACACCTACTGAACGCGCCATATTGATTGCAGCCGTGATGTTTGTCCTCCCAATCGAACTTATCAACAGCGCTATTGAGGCGACCGTGGACCGCATCGGTCCCGAGAAACACCCGCTGGCCAAGATTGCCAAAGACACAGGCTCCGCCGCCGTGGCCGTCGCCCTCTTCGCTGCATTCCTGGTTTGGTGCTGTATTCTTATCCCCAAACTGCCGATTTAAATACTTTAGTATGGGATTTTGACCTCCATTTCACATAAACAAGACAGCTGTACCAATTACAGCTTCTAGTTAAGACTATCGAACCAGTTAAGGTGTTTGGCAGCTTTCATAAGGTGGAGGTCTACCCCATAAAGATTCAGTTGTTGGCGAAAGCTTGAGCAACAGGGAAAGAAGATTTCTTGAATTTGCCCATATCAGCCTTGAGCGCTAACAAAGGCATTGATTTGCAAGGGAAAATCTTGTATTTTTCCCAACCGCTTGCAACGATCCTCGCAAGCAATGTGTGGGCCCTTAGCTCAGTTGGTTAGAGCATCCGACTCATAATCGGCAGGTCCTGGGTTCGAGTCCCGGAGGGCCCACCACCTTCTTATGTTCACAATACGTTGTGATGTGAGTGTAACGATAAGTTGTCGCAATACGACATCTTATGGTAACTATCACCTAACATCTCACAGAAATTCAAGCAGTTACGCCTGTGTGACAGCTTATGGTTCCTAAATAAAAGTTCACCTTTCACTAAATACCCCATAAGTTGTCATGTTTTACGGGATTGCTTTGGTACATTCTTGGAGCAGCCCCTTCGTGTACTTTCACTATACCTTTTAATCGCTTTCTCTTTAGCTAGGTTTAACTGCCTTTGGGATGTCCCCTGAAAATCAGTAGACTTAAGTTCCGCCATAATATGAGGCCAGTCCAACGGGCGTTTTTTTGAAGCACAACGTTGAACTGCCAAGTTCATTTTATACTGCAGCGAGCTCTTGATACGTTTGCGGCGATCCATTTTCAACTTTTCATACAGTTTGGAAACACTCTTCAACTCTTCCCGAAAGGCGTTTTCAAGCATTCCTGTACTAACCCCAAATTTCTTAGCAATTTCAGATCTAGCCTCCGGCTCCCTCTTTCCAGCCAAAGTCTCATTTAGATATCGTGAAATATCTGGCAAGTGTACCCGTAAGTCCTTTTTAACATTAAAGTTAAACTGCTTTGTCAGGTACCCCACGGACTGCAGAAGATCCTCCAGCCTACCAAATAAAAGACTCATTCTAGGCAACTGAAGCCCGTCGACTATTTTTGCCAAAGACTCAACTGAAACACCATGCTTATAAGAACACCAGTCTTTAAGTGTCATATTATTTATCCCAAAACACTCTGCTAAAGTATTTAGCCCATCAGCTCCCCCTTTATCTACAAGACCCCTTAAATTTCTGGATAGTATCTTTAAATCAAACTGAGAAATTTCAGTTGCTCCCGGTATAAAAATATCCATTCTTGCTAGATAGCTCTCTGCTTCAGCTTGGCTATGGCCATCTAAGTCGCAAATGATATGAGGTGCTTTCGTGAGAGAGGTGCCACAGTAATGGCAAAAACCAGGCTCATATTTATTTGATATAAATGGTTGACGCTGATAACAAACCCCACAGCAATAAGAGAGGCTGCAAAGGTGCTTTGCGCAATACTGGGAAATCGCGAGAGACCAATAAAGTTCATCGGCAACTTTCGCCTCAGATTCAGGACGTTTTATTGCCATTGATTCACGATAACATTGGGCACACCACTTCTTTTCCTTGGCAATAAACCCATGTGCCATCCTGTCTAAAATATCACTTAAGTAGACAAAGGATGACGGCCAATAAATACTCTTTCCTGTAATAGTCTCCAAGCGATTCGTGACTGTTGCAGATTTAGCTGTTAATGAATTGCAAAAATTAGCTACATCTCGACCAAGACCTATACCATGTGAAGCATTATTCTGCAAAACAACATCTGATATAAATTTCGATGGGTGCATTCGATATTTCCAGGAAATTCTTGCCATTAATGAAACATTTGACTCCGCCTCGACTCCCTCGTGAATTCTTATAGGGAACGGTGTAATCCTGTGATTTAAGAAAGGGATTACTCTCATCTCAGCCCACCTTATCTCTTGTAGGAGAGCGCTGCCCTGGATTCTTGCCCCTAGAGGAGTTAGGCTTGCTGTTTCTTTTTTCTCTGGCTTCCCACCTAAGATATCCCAAATTTCATCATCACCCGGCTGCCTAAAGAAGGCTTCACCCTCTCGAATAGCTTCCGCAATAGTTTTTATTTGACTATTTTTCAGTCTTGTTTTATCCAGATGCTTGATAGAAAGGACTTTGTCTTTATCCTTCAAAGCCATATTTAATGCTCTGCCTAACCATTCTTTTAAAATCCCAATACACCCACAACTCCCTATGAAAACAGCCTTAGCATTCTTAATAAGACTTGGCTCCATCATGATCGGCATATAAGCTAGCAGCCCTGAATAAGCCGAACTAAATTTAGCAACATCTCCCGGTCGTCTTATCGAGTAGGCAGGGTAATCCATAATCCCCACTCGCCGAGCTAATTGATCACTCATTTCTAAAGAAAAAGAAATCTCATAGGTCCCTAGACCTACGAACCTACAACCGCTTCTGTTAGAGATGCCTTTGAGTATATCCATATTTTTTTCTCCAGACTGCCCACCATATTTAAAGATATGCTGGACTTCATCTACAATGATGTACTTTACACCGTAGTCTCGAACCCTGGAGAGAAAGTCTCTTTTCAGGGATATTTCATTTCTATTTTGAGAAAGGTACTTCCTCCCAATATTAGAACCTTCAATTTTTGGGTGACCGTATATCTTTATGTTTTGTAATTCACCCATCGCATTAAGAAGCTCTGAATAGAAATCTTTCCAAGAAAACTTGCTCCCCCAAGACATCAGCCTCAACATAGATCATTGGCAATTCATTCACCTGCTCATTAATTACATCTACATTCTTATAGGCTTCTCGCATTAAATATTCAGAAAGGCATGTTTTTCCAACACCTGTTGGCCCTTGAACTAGAACAACATCCTTTTCCAATGAGTCGAAAAAAAGTTCCTGAAGATGCTCATATGCACAATTAACAGCATCATGCTTCATGAAAAAGCCTGATTTAAAGTATTCAATCTTTTCCATGCCACTAGCATTCTTCAAGCTTTCTGGAAATTTCGCACTTGGATGCCACATATTCAAACCTCTTCATCTGAATCCGGGATAGATATATCCCAGTCAACTGATGACCACTCATCACACTCAGACTCTTCTAGGCCAGGGGTGCCAAATTGATTATTATTAACTTTAAATTTATTACTTGATGAACCAGAGCTAAGCTCCCTTTTCTTGAGATTAGCTTTAGCACCTTGATTTAGCTCTTCAACAAAACCTGCGAGATCTGCTCGACCAGTATCTTTTGATCGTTCATTTATATACAGAGTCTGACGAGCTACTTCCGCGAGAATGGCACCCTCCAGCTCATCTACACGGCGATGTTGTGGCTTGGTTGCCTGGAAACGTATCCATCTATTTTGGTAAAAAACAAAGATATAATTAAGGTCAAATGGATCAAACCGGATATCCACTGCAATACTTTCTCGAGAAGCAGATTTCAAACATATATGCCAATAGCGAACTCTATTAACCTGAATCGCAGAGTTTCTCTTCAACTTTGTGCCACTGCGTGCTGGAGGCAACAGAACGTTCATAAGAAAAATCTCATTAAACTCGATTTTTCTAGAGTAGCTAAGGCCAAACCTTTCGATTGATTTATCACGTATTTGGGCAGGAGATAATCCACCGGTTTTGATACTCTGGTGATTAAACTTATCTATATACTGTAGAAGCCCATGATAAAAATCTACCGGCTCCCAAATAGACAGGTTTTCGGGATTATGGCTCTTTGAAACCTCTCTAATATTTTTTGCTAACTTATTACTTCCACTTAGGTTGTCTAGAAATATCGTATTCAATGAACCAAAGTTACGCTCAACTGCCGACCCACTCCTTGGCTTTCCTTCTCTTGAAATTATCGTAGTCCTATAGCGGGCCATTAAAGTTTCAAAATAAATGCTTTGAAATTCCTTTCCTCCATCAACCACAACAGCTTCGGGAAAGATCTCATGAGTTTTTACCATTAATCGTAGCGCCGACATCACAGAGATATTGGATGGATGCCTAAATGAAAGATAACAACTCAGAACATAACCTGAATATTCATCAACTATGGTAGTTAACCAAGGCTTACCAAGATTCACACCCTCGACCGAAACCAACTGCAAATCAATCTGTGTATGATCTATATGACAGCGCTGTAAAAAACGATTAACTCCAATTAGAGGAAGCTCTTTATGTTTCCCATCCACACCCTGATAGGTTGTATATTGATAGGCACTTTTTGCACCCTCTCGGACTTTCTTTGAAACCACCTCTGCTATAGGTAGGATTCGCCTTCTAACAGATTTTTTAGAGGGCGGAACTAGTCCTCTCTCTGTACATTCTCCACAAATTAACCCATAAATATGTGGGAAATTTTGATTGTCGCTATTAAGGAAATTTGACTCTATGGTTTGCTGAATAATCAACTCGAGTTCTTCAGGAAGTTTTTCTACATAATTACCTTTCTTATGGTGTTCAGGCTGCAGGCCATCGATCCCTTTCTTACGATAAGCACTCAACCAACGTTGCAGTGTCCGTACGCTAACCTTTGCTTTATTTGCCACATTTACAACACTCTCCCCAGCCAGGACAGAATTAACTAAATTAATACGCGCCAGACTCGCCTCAATTTCTTTAGGTGACGCATCTAGGATAATACGGTCACGTACAAAATCGGAGGTCTTCTGAGTCATTACCCCTTTTAGCTGATTTGGTTCAGCAGCGATTAAAACTCTCTCTGGTTCATTTAGTCGACAATTCTGCAAGTCAACATAAAGTGACTGTTGGGCTATTGCCTGCATCACTCTATCGCGCGTAACTCCGGCTATTGAGCCTTCAAGTACATTGAAAGGCTGTGGACCTTTGGCCAGAAGTAACTCCTTACAAAGAGTCCATAAACGTTGATCTTCCTCAGAGGTCATATCGGGAAGGTAGTTATAAAGTAGTGCAAGATTATCTATGTAGATGGGGTTGATTTCTTTGTCACTTACTATCCGGTACGCTAGCCCAGTACCCTCTAAATAGTCTGCCATCGGAGGGATCTCGAAGCATTTTAACTCTTCGTTCCATTGATAGCGGCCAGGTGTTTTACTGGCCAATTTCTGCAAGGCGTCAAACGGCTTGCACTCCTCAAAACCAATAAAACCATCTGCGATGACAAAAAAGTCCAGTGTCGTAGGCACCCTTACATAACGCTTACCGCTACGATATGACAGCACTACCTTGTGGAAAGGCTGATCCCAGTACCCCAGTACTTTGGGGTCGAACTCCTTTAGGTAGATGGAGGACAGCTCTAGTGTCCGACTCTCAGCCTGGATAGTGAGCCCCATTTTGTGACTAGGGAAGCGACTAGTGATG
This DNA window, taken from Microbulbifer sp. VAAF005, encodes the following:
- the dnaG gene encoding DNA primase; its protein translation is MPGKIPQHFIDDLLARADIVELVDSRVKLRKTGKNYSACCPFHDEKTPSFTVSADKQFYYCFGCGANGNAIGFLMEYDRLPFPEAVEKLAATRGLEVPREQLAPGQEKRQRESQSLYQLTEKAADYYREQLRNNPAAGNAVAYLRNRGLSGEIARDFGIGLAPPGWDNLLNALADTPEKADQLELAGLAIRRQDSDGNTKPNARHHYDRFRNRIIFPIRDQRGRAIAFGGRVLGDDKPKYLNSPETPIFHKSRELYGLWEARQANRNLERLIVVEGYMDVVALAQFDIRCAVATLGTACGEDHIQLAFRHTTELLFCFDGDRAGRAAARRALESALPQMQDGRSLRFLLLPEGEDPDTLVRQLGGERFQQLIKEQSLPLEDFLFDLLSEDINLQTMDGRARLSKLAAPLLDLLPDGVYRQLMFQQLASRTGLDKETLQEVIRTEKARTPQQPHPQPTAAPGEPNLAPSPHEELEHRTPPEPWQRESNFSESAAPSYDSPRRQSQYLLPPERMLIALLLHHPELAAQIENPQQFPIEGNADLALFIQLVELYKSRPQLNFYQLIGHWRAHHSAESCDTLAKLAISPLVSVARQLAQDDSNLEYDPHTEFNDCLLRLKQAADKQRNRDLLDQLRNSAQLSPEEQLALLANWRKKQN
- the rpoD gene encoding RNA polymerase sigma factor RpoD; amino-acid sequence: MTDKTQQQSRIKELIARGKEQGYLTYAEVNDHLPEDISDPDQVEDIIGMINDMGIKVFETAPDAEELLMAEGDSSADEIAAAEAAAALAAVESDVGRTTDPVRMYMREMGTVELLTREGEIAIAKRIEEGLRELMAALAYWPGAVQQIIDEYALIEKEERRIPDIISGWLDPADEVPPGAQAGQATAAASAPESSDSDDDDDDSDDDSSDEEEEATGGIDPEELAERMNALIAAQKAADEAIAAHGRDSKEAGQALEAVGDVFRFFKLAPRQFEPLYGEVRYVLDSVREQERVVMAMCIKRARMPRKTFIKEFPGNETNDDWIPAIIKKKRDYSDALRHVVDEVVRAQRKLAQFQERAKLEVGQIKEINRRMSIGEARSRRAKKEMVEANLRLVISIAKKYTNRGLQFLDLIQEGNIGLMKAVDKFEYRRGYKFSTYATWWIRQAITRSIADQARTIRIPVHMIETINKLNRISRQMLQEMGREPTPEELGERMEMPEDKVRKVLKIAKEPISMETPIGDDEDSHLGDFIEDQNQSSPVDTATQTGLHDATRSVLSGLTAREAKVLRMRFGIDMNTDHTLEEVGKQFDVTRERIRQIEAKALRKLRHPSRSEHLRSFLDE
- a CDS encoding diacylglycerol kinase, whose protein sequence is MQKEMANKQEKSEELANKPGKKGFARLLAATSYSSQGLVAAWRNEEAFRQEVIAACLMVPLALWAGETPTERAILIAAVMFVLPIELINSAIEATVDRIGPEKHPLAKIAKDTGSAAVAVALFAAFLVWCCILIPKLPI
- a CDS encoding TniB family NTP-binding protein translates to MSWGSKFSWKDFYSELLNAMGELQNIKIYGHPKIEGSNIGRKYLSQNRNEISLKRDFLSRVRDYGVKYIIVDEVQHIFKYGGQSGEKNMDILKGISNRSGCRFVGLGTYEISFSLEMSDQLARRVGIMDYPAYSIRRPGDVAKFSSAYSGLLAYMPIMMEPSLIKNAKAVFIGSCGCIGILKEWLGRALNMALKDKDKVLSIKHLDKTRLKNSQIKTIAEAIREGEAFFRQPGDDEIWDILGGKPEKKETASLTPLGARIQGSALLQEIRWAEMRVIPFLNHRITPFPIRIHEGVEAESNVSLMARISWKYRMHPSKFISDVVLQNNASHGIGLGRDVANFCNSLTAKSATVTNRLETITGKSIYWPSSFVYLSDILDRMAHGFIAKEKKWCAQCYRESMAIKRPESEAKVADELYWSLAISQYCAKHLCSLSYCCGVCYQRQPFISNKYEPGFCHYCGTSLTKAPHIICDLDGHSQAEAESYLARMDIFIPGATEISQFDLKILSRNLRGLVDKGGADGLNTLAECFGINNMTLKDWCSYKHGVSVESLAKIVDGLQLPRMSLLFGRLEDLLQSVGYLTKQFNFNVKKDLRVHLPDISRYLNETLAGKREPEARSEIAKKFGVSTGMLENAFREELKSVSKLYEKLKMDRRKRIKSSLQYKMNLAVQRCASKKRPLDWPHIMAELKSTDFQGTSQRQLNLAKEKAIKRYSESTRRGCSKNVPKQSRKT
- a CDS encoding helix-turn-helix domain-containing protein, which encodes MSDELQNLDRYLTFCQSNGVTETGLRIVEEIISNPPARRVRTRSMGPNITSRFPSHKMGLTIQAESRTLELSSIYLKEFDPKVLGYWDQPFHKVVLSYRSGKRYVRVPTTLDFFVIADGFIGFEECKPFDALQKLASKTPGRYQWNEELKCFEIPPMADYLEGTGLAYRIVSDKEINPIYIDNLALLYNYLPDMTSEEDQRLWTLCKELLLAKGPQPFNVLEGSIAGVTRDRVMQAIAQQSLYVDLQNCRLNEPERVLIAAEPNQLKGVMTQKTSDFVRDRIILDASPKEIEASLARINLVNSVLAGESVVNVANKAKVSVRTLQRWLSAYRKKGIDGLQPEHHKKGNYVEKLPEELELIIQQTIESNFLNSDNQNFPHIYGLICGECTERGLVPPSKKSVRRRILPIAEVVSKKVREGAKSAYQYTTYQGVDGKHKELPLIGVNRFLQRCHIDHTQIDLQLVSVEGVNLGKPWLTTIVDEYSGYVLSCYLSFRHPSNISVMSALRLMVKTHEIFPEAVVVDGGKEFQSIYFETLMARYRTTIISREGKPRSGSAVERNFGSLNTIFLDNLSGSNKLAKNIREVSKSHNPENLSIWEPVDFYHGLLQYIDKFNHQSIKTGGLSPAQIRDKSIERFGLSYSRKIEFNEIFLMNVLLPPARSGTKLKRNSAIQVNRVRYWHICLKSASRESIAVDIRFDPFDLNYIFVFYQNRWIRFQATKPQHRRVDELEGAILAEVARQTLYINERSKDTGRADLAGFVEELNQGAKANLKKRELSSGSSSNKFKVNNNQFGTPGLEESECDEWSSVDWDISIPDSDEEV